From Paraburkholderia sabiae, a single genomic window includes:
- a CDS encoding quaternary amine ABC transporter ATP-binding protein — protein MTPNLTFAPEGVLHPGALQAEDVSAMAKPIAVSGTDILKVRNLSKIFGPKPERAVELIKQGLGRNEIFEQTGNMVAVNDVSLSVKAGEIFVVMGLSGSGKSTLVRLLNRLIEPTSGQVILEDRDIAPMSTLELREVRRKKMAMVFQSFALLPNRTVLDNIAYGLEVAGLKKADRYAVARSALTRVGLGSYEKLLPGELSGGMQQRVGLARALAVNPSVLLMDEAFSALDPLIRFEMQNELLRLQKEEQRTIVFISHDIEEAIKIGGRIGIMKDGCLIQVGTPAELIQSPADAYVRDFFRNVDVSRFLKASSLMTTVERGLISCDIGAPCERYLNQLIDSGVECGYVCDEAGRYQGCVTPASLHKSGAHPIREAFVRDVNAVPLDADLHQLATIALSQEHDVPVTDTMGKLAGVVSCRTILKQVMERRAA, from the coding sequence ATGACCCCAAACCTGACATTTGCGCCCGAGGGCGTACTCCATCCGGGCGCACTCCAGGCGGAAGATGTTTCCGCGATGGCAAAACCCATTGCCGTGTCCGGCACCGATATCCTCAAGGTCAGAAATCTGTCGAAGATTTTCGGACCGAAGCCCGAACGAGCCGTCGAGCTGATCAAGCAAGGCCTGGGACGAAACGAAATCTTCGAGCAGACGGGCAACATGGTCGCCGTCAACGACGTGAGCCTGAGCGTCAAGGCCGGCGAGATCTTCGTCGTGATGGGCCTGTCGGGATCCGGCAAGTCGACGCTCGTGCGCCTGCTGAACCGGCTGATCGAGCCGACGTCGGGCCAGGTGATTCTCGAAGACCGCGACATCGCGCCGATGTCGACGCTGGAGCTGCGCGAAGTGCGCCGCAAGAAAATGGCGATGGTGTTCCAGTCGTTCGCGCTGCTGCCGAACCGCACGGTGCTCGACAACATCGCGTACGGCCTCGAAGTCGCGGGTCTCAAGAAGGCGGACCGCTACGCAGTGGCGCGCAGCGCGCTGACGCGCGTCGGCCTCGGTTCGTATGAAAAGCTGCTGCCGGGCGAACTGTCGGGCGGCATGCAACAGCGCGTCGGCTTGGCCCGCGCGCTCGCCGTGAATCCTTCCGTGCTGCTGATGGACGAAGCGTTCTCCGCACTCGATCCGCTGATCCGCTTCGAAATGCAGAACGAACTGCTGCGGCTTCAAAAGGAAGAGCAGCGCACCATCGTGTTCATTTCGCACGATATCGAAGAAGCCATCAAGATCGGCGGCCGCATCGGCATCATGAAGGACGGTTGCCTGATTCAGGTCGGCACGCCCGCCGAACTCATCCAGTCGCCCGCCGATGCCTATGTGCGCGACTTCTTCCGCAATGTCGACGTGTCGCGTTTCCTGAAGGCGTCGAGCCTGATGACGACGGTCGAACGCGGACTGATTTCGTGCGATATCGGTGCGCCGTGCGAGCGATATCTGAATCAGCTGATCGATAGCGGCGTGGAATGCGGCTACGTGTGCGATGAAGCGGGCCGCTATCAGGGCTGCGTCACGCCGGCATCGCTGCACAAGTCGGGCGCGCATCCTATCCGCGAAGCATTCGTGAGAGACGTGAACGCCGTTCCGCTCGATGCCGATCTGCATCAGCTCGCGACGATCGCGTTGAGCCAGGAACACGACGTACCCGTCACCGACACGATGGGCAAGCTCGCAGGCGTCGTGTCGTGCCGCACGATACTCAAGCAGGTCATGGAACGGAGAGCAGCATGA
- a CDS encoding glycine betaine ABC transporter substrate-binding protein — translation MKTNLFKSLAAKLALSTVVAMSAGAGQAIAAEPIKMAVTNWADVLAVANVAKYALETQLKQPVQFVQADIGIQYQGVARGDLDIMVGGWLPVTHATYYARYKNDMEDVGVIYTGGKNGWAVPAYIPESQVSTISDLEKPDVKSKLNGTIQGIEPGGGLMQASEKAIKAYDLAGYNLQSSSEAGMLAGVQRAYQSKQWIVATVWSPHWLFQKWQMRYLKDPKGTLGGEEQVHAFASKQFATKFPRADVFFKHFKLTLADVEAIEFEGNSTNDYATAAKKFVDAHPEKLKAWLQQ, via the coding sequence ATGAAAACCAATCTGTTCAAGTCGCTGGCAGCGAAGCTGGCTCTGTCGACAGTCGTTGCGATGAGCGCGGGTGCCGGACAAGCCATCGCCGCCGAGCCGATCAAGATGGCCGTGACCAACTGGGCCGACGTGCTGGCCGTTGCGAACGTCGCCAAGTACGCGCTCGAAACGCAACTCAAGCAGCCGGTTCAATTCGTGCAGGCCGATATCGGCATCCAGTACCAGGGCGTGGCACGCGGCGATCTCGACATCATGGTCGGCGGCTGGCTGCCCGTAACGCACGCGACCTACTACGCGCGCTACAAGAACGACATGGAAGACGTCGGCGTAATCTATACGGGTGGCAAGAACGGCTGGGCCGTGCCCGCGTATATCCCTGAGTCGCAGGTTTCGACGATTTCCGATCTCGAGAAGCCGGACGTGAAGAGCAAGCTGAACGGGACGATCCAGGGCATCGAGCCCGGCGGCGGCCTGATGCAGGCATCCGAAAAGGCGATCAAGGCCTACGACCTCGCCGGATACAACCTGCAGTCGTCGAGCGAGGCGGGCATGCTCGCCGGCGTGCAGCGCGCCTATCAGTCGAAGCAGTGGATCGTCGCGACCGTCTGGAGCCCGCACTGGCTGTTCCAGAAGTGGCAAATGCGCTACCTGAAGGATCCGAAGGGCACGCTGGGCGGTGAAGAACAGGTGCACGCATTCGCATCGAAGCAGTTCGCCACCAAGTTCCCGCGCGCCGATGTGTTCTTCAAACACTTCAAGCTGACGCTCGCCGACGTCGAGGCGATCGAGTTCGAAGGCAACAGCACGAACGACTACGCGACGGCCGCGAAGAAATTCGTCGACGCGCATCCGGAAAAGCTCAAGGCCTGGTTGCAGCAGTAA
- a CDS encoding ABC transporter permease, translating into MNSSVIGKFAENAVNFLFQHFRGGFDAFSAALGAVVKLLEDGLAAVPFVAMLVILVAFALWRRGVVFAVFVGAALMVIHYMGLWAQTVSTLALVIAATFFSLVIGVPLGIWGARNKRVEVILRSLLDFMQTMPAFVYLIPAVILFGLGRVPAVIATIVFSMPPVVRLTTLGIRQVREELLEAGRSFGSTDSQLLWKIQLPNALPSIMAGVNQTIMMALSMVVVASMIGAGGLGEYVLSGIQRLDIGIGFEGGLGVVLLAIVLDRLTESFGLKAKKSKRTVRTAKPAATSTAVRT; encoded by the coding sequence ATGAACTCGTCAGTCATCGGAAAGTTTGCAGAAAACGCCGTCAACTTTCTCTTTCAACATTTCCGCGGCGGCTTCGACGCGTTTTCAGCCGCGCTGGGCGCTGTCGTCAAGCTGCTCGAAGACGGACTCGCCGCCGTGCCGTTCGTCGCGATGCTCGTGATTCTCGTCGCGTTCGCATTGTGGCGGCGCGGCGTGGTGTTCGCGGTGTTCGTCGGCGCGGCGCTGATGGTGATTCACTACATGGGCCTGTGGGCGCAGACGGTGTCGACGCTCGCGCTGGTGATCGCGGCGACGTTCTTCAGTCTCGTGATAGGCGTGCCGCTTGGCATCTGGGGCGCGCGCAACAAGCGCGTGGAAGTGATCCTGCGCTCGCTGCTCGATTTCATGCAGACGATGCCCGCGTTCGTGTATCTGATTCCCGCTGTGATTCTGTTCGGGCTCGGCCGCGTGCCTGCCGTGATCGCCACGATCGTTTTCTCGATGCCGCCCGTCGTGCGTCTCACCACGCTCGGCATTCGTCAGGTGCGTGAGGAACTGCTCGAAGCAGGGCGCTCGTTCGGTAGCACCGATTCGCAACTGCTCTGGAAAATCCAGCTGCCGAATGCATTGCCGTCGATCATGGCCGGTGTGAACCAGACCATCATGATGGCGCTGTCGATGGTCGTGGTCGCGTCGATGATCGGCGCGGGCGGACTCGGCGAGTATGTGCTGAGCGGCATCCAGCGGCTCGATATCGGCATCGGCTTCGAAGGCGGACTGGGCGTCGTGCTGCTGGCGATCGTACTCGACCGTCTCACGGAAAGCTTCGGCCTGAAGGCGAAGAAGAGCAAACGCACGGTGCGCACCGCCAAACCCGCTGCAACGAGCACGGCAGTACGAACCTGA
- the glyA gene encoding serine hydroxymethyltransferase has protein sequence MNENSRFFAETLQSRDPVIASEIALELRRQQTQIELIASENIVSAAVMEAQGTVLTNKYAEGYPSKRYYGGCDHVDRVEALAIDRVKALFEAEFANVQPHSGAQANGAVMLALVKPGDTVMGMSLDAGGHLTHGARPALSGKWFNAVQYGVSPQTYRIDYDQVRRLAEEHRPKLIIAGYSAYPRALDFAAFRDIADSVGALLMVDMAHIAGIVAAGRHENPIRFADVVTSTTHKTLRGPRGGFILTNNGDIAKKINSAVFPGLQGGPLMHVIAGKAVAFGEALRPEFTAYIDQVLRNARALGDVLKSGGVDLVTGGTDNHLLLVDLRSKRLTGTQAEKALERAGITCNKNGIPFDTENPMVTSGIRLGTPAGTTRGFGTAQFEQIGQMILEVLSALEREPGGDEQVERAVRSRVRDLCSQFPIYSHAEALA, from the coding sequence GTGAACGAGAACTCGCGCTTTTTTGCAGAAACGCTCCAGAGCCGCGACCCTGTCATCGCATCGGAGATCGCGCTCGAATTGCGCCGCCAGCAGACGCAGATCGAACTGATTGCCTCCGAGAACATCGTCTCGGCGGCGGTGATGGAAGCGCAAGGCACCGTGCTGACCAACAAATACGCCGAGGGCTATCCGTCGAAGCGTTACTACGGCGGCTGCGATCACGTGGACCGTGTTGAAGCGCTTGCCATCGATCGCGTGAAAGCGCTGTTCGAAGCCGAATTCGCCAACGTGCAGCCGCATTCGGGCGCACAGGCGAACGGCGCGGTGATGCTCGCGCTCGTCAAGCCGGGCGACACGGTGATGGGCATGTCGCTCGACGCGGGCGGCCATCTGACGCACGGCGCGCGTCCCGCGCTGTCGGGCAAATGGTTCAACGCCGTGCAGTACGGCGTGAGCCCGCAAACCTATCGCATCGACTACGACCAGGTGCGCAGGCTGGCCGAAGAGCATCGACCGAAGCTGATCATCGCGGGCTACTCGGCGTATCCGCGCGCACTGGATTTCGCCGCGTTCCGCGATATCGCCGATAGCGTCGGCGCACTGCTGATGGTCGACATGGCGCACATCGCGGGCATCGTCGCGGCAGGGCGTCATGAGAATCCGATCCGTTTCGCCGACGTGGTGACATCGACGACCCACAAGACGCTGCGCGGACCGCGCGGCGGCTTCATCCTCACGAACAACGGCGACATCGCGAAGAAGATCAATTCGGCGGTGTTCCCGGGCTTGCAAGGCGGTCCGCTGATGCATGTGATCGCGGGCAAGGCGGTCGCGTTCGGCGAAGCGCTGCGTCCGGAATTCACCGCGTATATCGATCAGGTGCTGCGCAACGCGCGGGCGCTCGGCGACGTGCTGAAGTCGGGCGGCGTGGATCTCGTGACGGGCGGCACCGACAACCATCTGCTGCTCGTCGATCTGCGCTCGAAGCGGTTGACAGGCACGCAGGCCGAGAAAGCGCTGGAACGCGCAGGCATCACGTGCAACAAGAACGGCATTCCGTTCGATACCGAGAACCCGATGGTCACGTCGGGCATTCGCCTGGGCACACCGGCGGGCACGACGCGCGGTTTCGGCACGGCGCAGTTCGAACAGATCGGACAGATGATTCTGGAGGTGTTGTCGGCGCTCGAACGCGAACCGGGCGGCGACGAACAGGTCGAGCGGGCTGTGCGCAGCCGCGTGCGAGATCTGTGCAGCCAGTTCCCCATTTATTCGCACGCCGAGGCGCTCGCGTAA